The sequence below is a genomic window from Pelecanus crispus isolate bPelCri1 chromosome 10, bPelCri1.pri, whole genome shotgun sequence.
TTCAGCCTGGCTTCTTAACCTCGTGGACGCAAACATGCAGTAACGGCTTCCGAGGGACGGAGCAAAGTTGCTCCCAGAAAGGCTGTGGGTTTTGCTCTAGCAAGGGGGTGGTGTACGTGTGTCTGCAGCTGGACAGGGGACCTTCTCATCGCACGAGCAGTAAATGGTGATTTATGACAGCTTCTCCTCCAGAGGAAGAGGTGTTTTGCTACCCTCTGCACGTCCACAGTcgtggggctgtgctgtgcgGCAGGGTGGCTTTGTGAAGCCTGTATATCCTTTGTGCACGAGAGACGCCAAATAAAAGCAAGCGGGAGGGGGTCCTTGGCACTGACATTTCCTACCCTGTGTTGCCTCAGATGTAGGATGACCTTTACCTGCTCCTGCAAGTTGGCCTTCACCAAGCTCAACATGTCAGCCTCAGTTTCAGAGGTCCATCAGGCAGCGAAATCAAGAGCAGCCTTCCCTTTGGTGTCCAAACCTATTGAGCTCCCCTTGCTGCAATGACCAGCACCCTTGCACGCACTGCTCCTATCCCCCAAAGTGCTGAGCACTGAATGTTGCACACAGCTACTGGTACCCCCCAAATTAAGCTCCCACCTTGGACACATATGCATTTCTCAGGATGCTAAAGAGTTTGGTTCTAACcctcagaaaacacatttctcatCGAGGCTTTGTTTCGGGATGTATTTCCAAACCATACATCCCTGCAAGAACTGCGAAGCAGAAGTAAATTGGCCAATGCCAGTGGagcaagaaaatactgaagaaaaccaaatatttgCAGTGATGCATTTCTCAAGAAAATGGGCATTAGGTGGGTGGTTCTTGGCAAAGCCAAGCCAGGGGGTTCTCAGGACCCTGAGAGGTGGAGGCAAGTGCCAACTGGCAGACCTGAGTGCGCAGCATGCTCTGGGCACTGCCCGGGCAAGGCTGGGACAAAGCAGCGGGAGGTGAAGATGGGACATTGCTGGGCGAGTGTGCAGCACCCCTTGCCCAGACCTGGCTCCCCCGCCTGCAGGAGCTCTCTGCTCTCCCGGGGAAGACAGATAAcatgttgttttaaaaacttgtgaAAAAGAATCGTTCCTGGGCAAGCGGCAGGGCTGGGATAAAAGCCATCCTTTCCCCCGGGAGATGCAGCGGGCCGGGGACCATGCCCAGGTGGGCGCGCCGGGGACGCTCGCCccgggctgggagctgcaggcgGGGCCCGATCCCGTCGGACCCCCCCGGGGCGCGTCCGCTGCGCACCGGCGCCGCGGCCGAGGCTCAGTGCGGGGACAGCACGGCCCGGGAGCGGGCGGAATGCcctgccgtgccgtgccgtgccgtgccggaCCGGGCTTCGCGGCGGGCgccgggcggccccgctgccggcaggTGTCCGCGGCGTGCGAGGCCGGTGCGGACCGGGCCGGGCGCGTCCCCACCGGCGGCCCCGTCGGTGGGtcgccgccccgggccccgccgcctctcCGCGGCGCGTCGCCGGCCCCGCCGTGCGGGGGCGTCCCCGGCGCGCTGCGGTTCTCACATAAATCAGGGCCGAGCCCCTGGGAAAGGGCCATCCTTCACCGGGCGCTGCTGACAGAGAACGAGAAACAGACGGGCCCTGAGATAAACCACGGCGCGCAGCGTTTACACAAGGGCAGGCTCTGTGTAAATAGagccgggcgcggggggcagcTCCCGGCGGCGCGGGTccgcaccggccccggcccgcgggCCTccgggctgcccggggcggcgggcaggtgGGTGCCGTCCGCCGAGGGCCTCCCGCAGCCGCGCCGCCGTCCCTCGCCGGCTCCCCcagcaccggggctggagaCGGGGCCGGATTAGCGTGTTTGTTTGTTTACGGCCATTAGCGCGGGGCCGGCTCCAGCACTCGGCACCCGCGAGACTAATGGAGCAATTAGCAGCCCCGGGGCTGATAGCATCGCCCCGAGCGAGgcccccggccgcggccgcctGCTACCGGGCTGCCTGCGCCCGGGGCCCCGGGGaagcgggagcgggggggggggggctgcccgcccgccgcggtgTGCGCGGccgctgcagggctgctcctccctccccggggccggggggggggggggtgtcttgGCTCCGCTGCAGCATCCGCACGGCGAGCTCCATCCATTACAATAATCCCCTGTCTAAACAGAGCGCAGGAGCGGCCGGGACAACAAGGCCCCGCTGTAAACAGAGCTCAGGGGACGCCGCTAatgatataaataaaataaccatTAATAGCCCGGTGACCCCAGCCCGGCCGGCTTGGGAAAGCCCCGGAGCCCCGTCCCGGGGCTGACACCCGCCGGCAGGTACCGGGGCTGCGCCCTCCCCTGGCTCCtgcacccccgccccgctcgcCCGGGCCCGACCGTGCCCCtcggcgcccgccgccccgccggggcggcgggcgccgaGGGGCACGGTCGGGCCCAAGCATCTCCCCGCTTCCTCGGCTTCCCCATCTGGGAAATCGCCGCTCGTGTCCCGCCGAAGCGGGCCTGATCCGGCCCCACCAAAGGGGGTGCCGACAGGGCGGGAAGGCGCGGGCTCGGTTACCGCACCGGGAGCACCGGCGGGGGACGAGGCGGCCGCAGGACCCGCCGGGATAACCCAGGGGTGCTCCCATGCGTTtcggggcccggccgcggctTGCTCCCTCCATGGGGCGTCGGTTCCCCGAGCACCCTCTTGAGCGGGTCCCGGCGGGAGAACCGCTCCCAGCGCCGGAGACACCGTCCCGAAGCGCCGGTTCCGCCCGACCCGGGCTCCCCGTATCCGCAGGCCTAGAGCTCGGCCCGTCCGGCATCCCGCTGCGGGCGGGAGCGCGATGGCGCCGGGCGAGCCGGACCCGCcaggcccggggccgggccctcGGCACGGCGGCTGCTGCTCCCGCAGGCGGCCGGGCAGCCGGACACCGGGCTGCGGCTCGGTAGCCCGCATTGCCGCCGCCACCGAGGGCACCGGCCCCTGCCGCTGCTCTCCCCGCCGCGGGGATCGgcccccgcggggctgccggggagcgcggcgccgTGCAGACCCCCGGCCGCCGGGCCTCCGCGCCTGCACctccccgggagcggggccctgcggcgggcgggagcgggagcgggccgggccggcggcggatGTATAACGCCGATAAGGCGCTAATTGTTACTAATTGTTAtcggggccgcggcggcgaggCAGCGCCGGGCTTCTCCGCGCACCGGGGCacggggcagagccgggcccCGATCAGGCCTGGTTACGGCGGGCGCCTTTTCCCGTCCGCCGCCCGGACTGCGCGGCCTCAGGACGGCGGCGGGCACCGGCAGCGGGCGGGCAGAGACCGATCCGCCGCGATTAATGGCGAGGGGTTTGAAGCGACGCGGTGGGAACGATCCGGCGCGCCGGGGGAACGGGaaccggccccgccgcgggacCGGGAGCGCCCGATCTGCGGCCAAGTGCGGCGGGACCCGGGCTCCCCTTCCGGGCTGCGCCGCCGTTAAATGGATTTCTTTGGGGCGTGCGGAGCGGCGGGAGCCGGGGAAAGGTGGGCACCGACAGAGCCGGTAAACGGCGGAGCCGCCGGACGGTAACGAGCCGAGAGAAGCGCCCGGGAAGGCCCCGCGAAACCCCGGCCCCGGGACACTCACCTGCGCGGCGTGCGCGCCCGGCTCCCCGTGGCCTCGCCTCGGCGCCGATCCGAGCCCTGCGGGGCGGCAGGATTTTAGTCACAACGAAATATCTCGCCTGGGACCCCCCGCCACGCCTTCGGTGCGTCCGCTCCCCGCgccgcggcggcgcggagccTTTGGCGGGGTCcgggggggccgccgccgcggggccgcggcacccccccccccccgccgccgcgccgcacCGGGGTGCTCGGCCGGCGCtcggcgcagccccggggccgggggagtCGCGGTGCCGATGGGGCTCGGCAGGCCCGTTCGGTGCGTAACCCGCCGGCACGGCGGCGTGGTGGCTCCGCGGAGCTGCTCGCCGCCCGTTAGCGGCGGGAGAAACGAAACGAAACGAAACGAAACGAAAGAAAACGAAAGAAAACGAAAGGTAACACCGAAGGGCGCGGGGCAGCGCTCTCCGCCGCAGCCCCactccgccgcggccccgggctgcccgcccgacccggcccggcccggcccggttGGGCCTGGCGGCCGCGCGGCTGCGGGGCCCGatccggcggcggcggcggagcgcgcATTCCCCCGGGCGGGCGCGCTGCGCAGCGGctgcggcgggccggggcgggcggcagaTGGGCCGGTCGCGGGGGGATCTGCGGGGGCACCGGCGGGGGTGCCAGGGGATGCGGGACGGGTCGGCTACGTGTACGTCGCACGGCTACGGGACGGCGGGGCCGCCGTCGGCTCCGGGGGGAGTGCGGGGCGGCGGAGGCGAGCCTCCCCTCCGcgccgggcggcgggaggcactttgcggggccgggcggccgtgccggcggggcggggaggccgggccggcggggccgcacGTGTTCGCccctcccggggccgggccgcgccgtgtgcgggcaggggccggcggggcgcgccggggcgggggtcccTACCTACCTACACGTGCTTAGCACTGggaggcgcggcggcggcggccgcggctcTCTGCGGGGACCCCGACCCCGGCGCACCgtccccccgcgcccgccgggcgggtgccgggccggcggggcgctCTGCGGGGAAGCGGCCTCCCCGAGCGCAGCCTTAATACATTGCTATTTCTGGCCGGGCGGCCGGAGCCGGGCAGGGGGCCGgctctgcctccccctccctccaaTGGCGaggccgcccccggcccccggcccctcctCGCCGTGACGTGCCGGCCCGGGGCAGAGGAGGCTCCCGAGCCCTTGGCTGTCCCTGCAGAAGCTGTAACAAAACGCAGACCCCCAGCGCCGGGCTAATGGAGGCAACTTAGACAGGAGCAGGCGCGGCCCCTCGTCTCTCggcgctgcctgctccccccgcACCGGGCGCGGCGCtccccgccgagccgccgccCGAGCGCCGCCGGGCCCGCGGGACTGCCTGGCCGCTTGCGCTGCCCCGATGATGTTACCGAGCCCCGTCACCTCCACCCCCTTCTCTGTCAAAGACATCCTCaacctggagcagcagcaggacccgCACTATGGGGCCCAGCTCCCGCACCACCTGGAGCACCACTTCCACCCCGCCGCCTGCCTGCTGGCGGCCGCCGACGGCGCCCGCTTCTCCGACggcgaggaggaagaggaggaggagaagctgtcCTACCTGAGCCCCATGGCAGCGCCCGGCAGCCAGGCGGACGCGCGGATCTCCGCCGACAACTACGTGCACGCCGTGCTGCGCGGCTCCTGCGAGGCCCCCGGCCCGGGAGAGGAGCTGAACCCCGCGGCCCGCGACCCAAGTGAGTAtcggccccgccgcgctcccccgccccgccgggacgGGCCCGCGCTCGCTCCCCGCGCTGCGTTCCGCTGGGCATCGCCCCGCgaagccccgggcccggcgccgcAGCCcggtccccgccgccgccgccgccgccgccgcgtccCCTGGGCGTGTCGAGCCGGCACTGGCACGTcgcggggctgccgccgccgcccgcctccgcgccccgctcgccgcctccccggGAAGCGCCTCCGCAAGGGCCCCGATCCGGAGCTGCCGGTTCAGGCCCGCGCTCCGCAATTTCGGTAGCGGAGAGGGAGGAACCGGGCGGGTTAGGCCCAacccgcgcccgccgcgccggggccctCCGGGAGCCAGGCGGCGGAGCAGGTGCCCGGCGCCctgcgcggcgcggcccggggcTCGGTGCCGCGGCGGTAACGCCGCAGCCGGCCCGGAGGCGCGGGGacgcgcccggccccgccgcccgaACCGGCCCCTCGCAAACACGGGCGGTGCCGGAGGCGGCCGGTGccgccgctgcctccccgcCCGCACCGCGGTTCCCCGACGGGCGCGcagcggcgcggggccggccggggcgcggcgccgGGCTCTCGCCCGCCGGTGGGGTCCGGCGGGAGCAGCGGGCGCCCGGCGTCGGCGAGGTGCAGCCGTGACCTGTGCTCCCCCGTGCAGAGAGCTGCGTCCTGAAGAAGCCGCTGGATGCGGCGGCGAAGGCGGAGGAGGCGGAGAGGCCGAAGCAGCGGAGCCGGAGGAAGCCGCGCGTCCTCTTCTCCCAGGCGCAGGTCTTCGAGCTGGAGCGGCGGTTCAAGCAGCAGCGTTACCTGTCGGCGCCCGAGCGGGAGCACCTGGCCAGCAGCCTCAAGCTCACCTCCACGCAGGTGAAGATCTGGTTCCAGAACCGGCGCTACAAGTGCAAGCGGCAGCGGCAGGACAAGTCGCTGGAGctgggcggccccgcggccccgccgccgccgcgcagggTGGCCGTGCCCGTGCTGGTCCGCGACGGCAAGCCGTGCCTCGGCGGGTCGCAGGGCTACAGCTCGGCGTACAACGGGCCCTACTCCTACAACGGCTTCCCCGCCTACGGCTACGGCAACACCGCCTCCTACAACCCCGGCTACGGCTGCACCTACCCGGCGGGCACCGGCGGCGCCTCCATGCAAGCCGCCTgcagcccggcggcggccgccggcccctTCGTGAACGTGGGCGGCCTGGGGGGCttcggcggcggcgggcagccgcTGCaccaggcggcggcggggccctcctgcagccagggcGCACTGCAGGGCATCCGGGCCTGGTAGCCCGCACGCACTGAGGGCCGGGAGCGGACCGGCAGGACGGCCCGGCGGCTCCGGGGCCCGGTCACCGCTCGCACCGCAGCCCGGCTGCGCGCCGCGCAAGGCGCGCCCTGGACCggaggagcggcggcggcggagggacGGCGCGGCGGGACCCCGGCGCTCCCGCGGGCCGcggtgcggggccggcggcgggcggagcggcgcggcgcggcgcggcgcggcaggACGGGGCCGCCCCAGCTCGCAGCCAAGCGCCGTcgccccgcggagccgccgcgacggccgggcgggccgggcgggccggaGCCGATCGCGCCGCGCCAGCGGAGCAGCTTTGCTTGTAAAAAGCCGACGGCGGGGCCCGGGAGTGCCGCGGCCCCTCTATCTACTCTGTATCGGTTACTGCCAGCGCCAGCTCGCCGAGTCAGTCAATAAACCAGGTGCAATATCCGCCGCCCGCTCCTCCTTCGCCCAGCGGCCggtgcccggcggggccggggccggtgcccggcggcggggcggtcGCCGCGGCGTGCCCGCGGGGCAGGGCGGCCCGGCCGGCTTGTGAGCGTGCCAAGGGCGCTGAATGGGGCCGCGCAGCTCAGAGCCGGGCCCATTGTGGCCGCCGGGCCGGCGCTGAAAGGAGCCGCCGAGGAAGGTAGCGGGAATAGGCGCTTATTGGATTCGGGAACAAAAGGTGTGGCAGGGAGGCGAGGGACAAAGGGGCCCCGGCGCCGAGATTGACGGGCCGCTTTGCCCCCCACTGAGGCCCAGGCCCGGCGCTTTATGCGCGGGGGCTGCAGAAACGTGCTGGGTTTTGTTCCCCTTTCTGGGAGcgcagggggagaggaggggggtCCGCGGGCCGCTGATTAgggccggccgggccgggcagccTGAATGCCGGGGCATTATTGCTACATGTTCAGCCATTTCGCTCGgcggcagggggagggggcggccgaGGCCCCCGAGCCCCGCGGGACCGGCCGCGGGgtcgccccccgcccgccccatCCCgggccgccccgtcccgccgccgccgccgccgccgccgcggagcTCTCGGGGcggtcccggccccgccgccgcggccgtgCCGCTGCCGTGCGGGTCCCGCCGagcgccgccgcgggggccggaGCCGCGCTCGGGGAGGGCCGGACACCCGCGGAGCCTCGTCTGGCTCGCCCCGGGCGTCAACGGAGACCGGAGGCGTGGGGAGCTCTCCCGCACCGTCCGGCACGTCTCCCCAGCCGCGACGCTGGCGCTCCCGAAGATGTTTCCAGCGGAGCCTCTTTGGAGCCGCCGGGACGGACGCAGCCCAGGGGCTTGGGATGCCTCCCCTCGGGCCAGCGAAGCCCACCGtgtcctccccctgccctcccggTGCGTGTCGTGTGACGGTCCCTCCGCCACGAGCAGACGACTGGGTTTCGTAGCCTGCCATCGCAGAAGCAGCAGGTAACAACCGCTCATGCTGCTAAACCCGGTTTTACGCCGCACATTTCCACCACACGAGCTGAACGCGCACCCTCGGGGTTTGCTGATTGAAAGGAGCTGGAGAAATTCTTTCCACCGCGGCACTGCGGGGACAGAGCGGGCAACCGGCAGGccccggctcccagccctgccccggcatGGCACCCCGTTGTCCCGCGAGCCACCCCGAGGCTGGCAGGCTTCGTGGGGCTGGCGCTGGGAGAGGATGCGGCACGCCCAGCCGATTGTTTGCTGGATGGCAGCAAGGTGTCGCGGGAGAGGAAGCCCAGGCTCCGCTCTTGGCTATCGGAGATGAGTGGTTAAGGCCCTGTGGTCTCGTGGGTAGAAACAGGATAGCCAAGAACAAAGATAGGTAACGctctctctctgcagcagctggggagattTGTCTCTGCCGTAGGAAAGAGTTGCATTTTCCTCCATGTTCTGCCAGACTGTTGTCTGCAAAAATAAGAGCCCCGTGTGAGTTCATGCCTCACTGTGCAAGCCAGAGGAATCGTAACCACAATACAAGCTCCTCCAAAATTGGGGTGTGTGAGAGGAGTTCCCAGCTTAGCGCATGCCCGCCAAGTACGTGCCAGCTGGTTAAAAATCcactgcatccccagcagcacccagaggCTCCGGCTGAGCCCAGAGCCCTGGCCTGGGATATGCGGCCCACCTCCACTGCCACAGTTGCTGGAGCATGGGCAGTTAAGCAAAGGGGTACATGGGGACCCCACGGTCGTGTTGCAGGAGGCGATGCCAGGCAGTGCCAGCATTATCAAGCACCAACAGTACCCAGCATTGTGGTGGCAATCAGCATTGTGCTCACCCCACTTATGCCTGGTGACACCCATGTGtgctccccggccccgctctccccatgcagagctggagcagcgCCCAGCTGGGGGACGCTGAGAGGCCCTGCTGCAGGCCGATGTGGCATGGCAGTGGAAGTTTCTAGATGTCCACCACAGTGAGCTCCGTTCCTGGGACAGATCCCAGCTGTCCCACCAGCTCAGActggggggagggcagggggtaGTGGGAGGGACCCCTCTGCAGCCTCTCACCCAAAGCTCCCGAGCTGATGGGGAGGACAGAGCGGCACAAAGAGCCGGCGGTGCCGGAAGGCccggagcagggcagcagaagTGAAGCGCTCCAAAGAGGAGGAACAGCCGGCGGAGGCCAGTGggagggaggtggtgggagACTGCAGATTGGATgggctgcccggggaggggagaTACAATGGAGGGAAGTTGCTGCGTGGCAGTGCTGGAGGCAGCGCCCGCCCATGACGCACCCCGTCCCCCATGCCCCAGGGCAAAgcggggtgctgctggcagggtggAAGGCGAGAGGCACACGGCACTGGTGGAAATCGCTCCGGCATGGTCCCACTGTGGCAGTGGCACAGACGGAAGGAAGGACATTGAGGCAGGAGGGATGAGGAGGGCCATGGTCAAGGGCCAGAGGGTGCGTGTTGTTTCTTCCTGGTCAAATGGGGATTTACTACTGTTTGGGAGTTAGGGAGGGAAGGTGCCAATTGATTTCAGACAGGGACGAGATTCTCTGAAACTGCGCACTGACTTACGAAGCaagggaggggctgggggggcggcCAGTGTTTAACTACTGGGCCTCAGGCCCACTCTGTGCATGAGCTCCAATTCTGTTTCTCATTCAGGTTTCCTGGCCGAGGAGGAGCCTGTGGGCAGAACTTGCCTCTGTCCAGCGGTTCCCAGGGAGGCCCTATCCAAACCACAGTGCTAGCTGGTGTTCTGTGGCATCTCCGTCGTGCCCAGGATCGTGTGGTAGCAGCGCTGttccctctgcagcactgcagatgTGGTCTCGTTCCCTCTCCTTCCCGACATCTTTTTCAATTCTGCCCCGCCACTGCGGTCATCCCTCCCCCTTGCACCCTTCATCCTTGTCTCTTCACCACCCACTTGCTGCCATCAGCAAGGAGCTCACCTGTGCACGGAATGAGACGCCTGCTCCCAACAAGGCCggccaggctgcccagggaccTGGGCAGACCTCGCTGCGTTCTGATCCCATTGACTTCAACCTGGGCACAGCCACCTCCTGCTGCCGCGGGGCTGGGAGTGCAGGgacccagctctgtgctggggtGGTGCCCGGCTCTTGCCCCTCTGCGttggagcagcagctcctgctctgcagtgctTCCCACCGCAGCTGCCCCGCACCACGAACTGGGAGCTACTGAGGCTGCCTGGCCACCGGGGCTCTGTGGAGCCACCAGCGCTCGGCAGGCAGCTGGCGCTGGAGGTGCTGGAAGCTCCATCTGGCAATGGCAATGTGGGGTTGTCACACAAGCACGTTCCAGTGCCaagaaagctgtggccagccatGGATCAggtaattaaattaaaatgtcagtaCCTGTGCTGTGGAGCCTCCAGTGAGGGTTTCTCCGATTACTTGCCGGCCAGCGCGAGGGCCAGGGACCTGCCTCCCTTCCATGGCTGAGTCACTGATGGCCACAGACCCTCCCCAGTCCTCCAGCCTGTCCCGTGCATCACAAGATGACTACACCTGACTAAGCAGGATGGGTGGATGCACATATTTTAGCtgttccttctctcctccctctgggcaCAGTGGTGCTATGAAAGATTCCAGTCATCTGCCTGGAGAAGGGGACTGCATCTTCATACCctctgcagcagagcactgCTGAAGGCCAAAGCCCCCCCAAGCCCCTGCCGgagcccttcccagctgctccctgccgCCTTCCCCCGCCTGGGCAATAAAATCCACAGCCGCTTTCCCAGCGATGACCCTTCGCCGCGTCCGGGGCTGCTGCCGGCGGGTGCTGCCGGGGCGAGGGGGGTccccggctgccggcggggtGCTGGCCGGGAACCCCGGGTCCCCCGGGCTGCCAGCTGGGACGCTGCTCCCGGGGCCGTCCCCACGCGAGATACGCCACCGCCATCTATCGGCAAGCACCCGGGGACCGGGAGCGACAGGTCACCCTCTGTCCCGGCCACCCCAGGCCGCAAGGACTCTGGTGGTGGCTTGGTTTGGGGGTGCCCGAGTGCCCCAGCACGGCTTggagggctgcagagcaggcgggcagggctgcctccCCCCGCTGGCACCGCGTCCCCGGCGCTGGGGACAGCAGTGGGACACGCTGGGCAGCGGGAAGGCTGGGCTGGTTGCGTTGGCTCTGGGCAGGCTGGTGTCTCCCCACAGCTGAGCTCTGCGGGAGCCGGGGTCTCCCGACACACGCAGGAGCTTTGCTGCACCGGGCAGCATCGCTGGGCTTGTACACGCAGCAAGAGGAAAGCACCCGCATGTGCCCCCACCGCggtgggagagctggggacagggccagtgtcccctcccagcctctaGCCACCCTGCAGGTCCCTTTCTAGTGAGTGATGTTTTGctctctggggttttttaactgAGCGCAAGCATCTAGCATGTCTTTCTGAGGGAcccagcatttttttaactctgatTATCTTCTCCATCCCAAAGCGGTGCAATTCACCCAATGCCAGGAGCTCCCTCCCCCAAGCTCCCaatgccctggccctgcccgcagcctcCAGCTACCGCATTCACCCCCGCAAGTCCTTGCCCAAGGACATTTTTGATGGTTGTGGTATCCAGCGCCTGGTGCCCGTTTCAGCTGCGTCCTCACCAGAGGGAGCTGTGTCCCTGCCGAAGGCATGGCCCCATTTTGGCCCAGTTCCCTACTCCCTCCCCTGCTCATAGCCCTTGGCAATGCTCCAGGCGACATTACTGCCTGTGTCTAATGGGCACCCAAAGGTGCCAGGACAGAGGAGAAGCCTGCTTGGGTTTGCATTTCTCCTGGCACCCACCTAGCCGTGCCAGAGACAGTCTGGGCCCTGCCAGGAGGCTCCTATGTCAGCCCCTGTGCCCTAAGTGCCCTGGGGGGATTGCAGGGTTTCTCCTGGGCTAGCACCGCCGGCAGTGCTGTACCTGCAGGCGTGCTGGGCCGGGGCGATTAGGGCTGgagcccccccatcccctggaACAGCCcttgcttcagctgcttttgagACTGATCCCAGGGCAAGCTCTAGTGCCACAGTGCAGTtgagctgtccctgctgtcctcACCTGTGTATCTGTGGGAGAGCGATCCTGGCTGCcacccctgtgccacccccaTCCAGCCCAGGAGCGGCTCTCTGCCACCTCCCCAGTGCGACATCCCAGCTGCatgcagccccagctccagccaggcagcatctTCCCAGGGTTACTTTGCAGCCCCTCGTCAGGGGGCTTTGACACATAACCATGCACTAAGTATGGATAGTACCAATATCTCCACATCAAACCAGACATGCTGAGAGCAGTCCCAGCCCTGGAGTGTTGCTTCCTCTGGTGGCTCTTTACAACCAAGAAAGCAGGTTTTCAGCCTGGGCTTTACCTTTCAGGCTAtattccctgcctccctgcactgCCACAATGCTCGGCCGGAGCCAGGCAGGCTGGGACCAGCCCAGCCAGGGGTTGTCTCTCAGCAGTTTAATCCAGGCAGCAACGTGGGTCAGAAGAGGGTTTCCCAGGGCCCACCAGAGACAATGTCTGCTCTGTGTCCAGGCAGCCCCGGCGCCTGCACTTACCACTGCTGTAAGGCCGTGGGGTCATGAGAACTTGTACAACTTTATTGGGGTCTGACAGAGCCCTGAGGAATCCCAGAGCCGGGCAAGTCGGGGCTGGACGGAGGCTGGGAGCCCACCTCTGCGTTCCCCCATGGGCTCTGGCCACCTCCTT
It includes:
- the NKX2-3 gene encoding homeobox protein Nkx-2.3 isoform X2, which gives rise to MMLPSPVTSTPFSVKDILNLEQQQDPHYGAQLPHHLEHHFHPAACLLAAADGARFSDGEEEEEEEKLSYLSPMAAPGSQADARISADNYVHAVLRGSCEAPGPGEELNPAARDPKSCVLKKPLDAAAKAEEAERPKQRSRRKPRVLFSQAQVFELERRFKQQRYLSAPEREHLASSLKLTSTQVKIWFQNRRYKCKRQRQDKSLELGGPAAPPPPRRVAVPVLVRDGKPCLGGSQGYSSAYNGPYSYNGFPAYGYGNTASYNPGYGCTYPAGTGGASMQAACSPAAAAGPFVNVGGLGGFGGGGQPLHQAAAGPSCSQGALQGIRAW
- the NKX2-3 gene encoding homeobox protein Nkx-2.3 isoform X1, whose product is MMLPSPVTSTPFSVKDILNLEQQQDPHYGAQLPHHLEHHFHPAACLLAAADGARFSDGEEEEEEEKLSYLSPMAAPGSQADARISADNYVHAVLRGSCEAPGPGEELNPAARDPSEYRCVLKKPLDAAAKAEEAERPKQRSRRKPRVLFSQAQVFELERRFKQQRYLSAPEREHLASSLKLTSTQVKIWFQNRRYKCKRQRQDKSLELGGPAAPPPPRRVAVPVLVRDGKPCLGGSQGYSSAYNGPYSYNGFPAYGYGNTASYNPGYGCTYPAGTGGASMQAACSPAAAAGPFVNVGGLGGFGGGGQPLHQAAAGPSCSQGALQGIRAW